One Alkaliphilus sp. B6464 genomic window carries:
- a CDS encoding glycosyltransferase has product MSKKSKKTRVDTIVFAPTNGVGLGHLTRTLAIARRVKKLDPSKKIVFFTTCPAIHLIEREGFTAHYFPSLEICDKSKRRQWDYTLNQKLSRVLHIYKPSMFIFDGAHPYNGILISISPFKKIMKCVWIKKNQYTNISQLRKTFIKEKEKHFHYIITPNEVGHCNEIHENSYMTNFPIIYLEQSEALSKDAVRKLWQVPDNYKVVYIQLGAGKINDIQAILNNILYALKKFENIFIVLGESIIGQKLNIIDENILILRDYPNSRFFNAFDLAISAVGYNTYHELLYFGVPTIFIPNENTSLDNQVARAMNAKKAGAALVLRDSKEDDIMESIKIALDNEINTQMRKSAKKLIEKNGADELAQLIFYLRNK; this is encoded by the coding sequence ATGAGCAAAAAATCAAAAAAAACGAGGGTGGATACAATTGTATTTGCTCCAACCAATGGCGTTGGATTAGGTCATTTAACTAGAACACTGGCAATTGCTAGAAGGGTAAAGAAGCTTGATCCAAGTAAAAAAATTGTTTTTTTTACTACTTGTCCTGCAATTCATCTTATAGAACGTGAAGGTTTTACTGCACATTATTTCCCTTCATTAGAGATATGTGACAAAAGTAAAAGAAGACAATGGGACTATACACTTAATCAAAAACTTAGCAGAGTCCTGCATATTTATAAACCTAGCATGTTTATTTTTGACGGTGCTCATCCTTATAATGGAATACTTATTTCAATTAGCCCATTTAAGAAAATAATGAAGTGTGTATGGATAAAAAAGAATCAATATACTAATATCTCACAGTTAAGAAAAACATTTATTAAAGAAAAGGAAAAGCACTTTCATTATATTATTACTCCTAATGAAGTGGGTCATTGTAATGAAATACATGAAAACAGTTACATGACTAACTTCCCCATTATTTATTTAGAACAATCAGAGGCACTAAGTAAAGATGCGGTGAGAAAACTATGGCAAGTTCCTGATAATTATAAAGTAGTTTATATTCAATTAGGTGCTGGTAAAATTAACGATATCCAGGCCATATTAAATAATATATTGTATGCCTTAAAAAAATTTGAAAATATTTTTATAGTACTTGGCGAATCAATCATTGGACAGAAATTAAATATTATAGATGAAAATATACTTATTTTACGAGATTATCCTAATTCAAGATTTTTTAATGCATTTGATCTGGCAATTTCAGCAGTCGGATATAACACCTATCATGAGTTACTCTATTTTGGAGTACCAACAATATTTATTCCCAATGAAAATACTAGCTTAGATAACCAAGTAGCAAGAGCTATGAATGCTAAAAAAGCAGGAGCTGCATTAGTTTTAAGAGATTCTAAAGAAGATGATATTATGGAATCTATTAAAATTGCTCTTGATAATGAGATAAATACACAAATGAGAAAGAGTGCTAAAAAACTTATTGAAAAAAATGGTGCTGATGAACTTGCACAATTAATATTTTATCTGCGTAATAAATAG
- a CDS encoding Na+/H+ antiporter NhaC family protein translates to MIKTKWIMIILCIMILGLFFVAPNNTMKQEGHFGWVSIIPPLLAILLAFMTKQVLLSLFFGVFIGATILNGWNPLIGFFRTMDQFIVGALSDKWNAGTLIFTFCIGGMIGVVNKIGGTRAIAESLAKRATTARSAQIITWLMGMLIFFDDYSNTLIVGSTMQPLTDRVKVSREKLSYIVDSTAAPITGIALLSTWIGYELGLIKNAYTSLGMNVNSYEIFIQTIPYRFYCIYALIFVIIIAVLNKDYGPMYKAEKRARLTGKVFSDEAKVAKNSEISKIDLNKNVKDKAYNAIIPILTLIVVSFFAIWYSGYSLSEATISPFSWEGIRISFGNADVSIALMWSSVVASIVAISMGISQKILNLAESFDAWIEGSKSMLASCMVLVLAWSLGSITSSIGTADFLVGIVSDKLPTGLIPIIIFTISCIVSFATGTSWGTMAILIPMTIPIANSFVSNGTANPSLILVTLGSVLTGSIFGDHCSPISDTTIMSSLSSGSDHIEHVKTQMPYALTVAFVTLISYVLVGILGFNPIFTLIIGICLLICIVQVLGKNPEKDALKITK, encoded by the coding sequence ATGATAAAAACTAAATGGATTATGATTATACTCTGCATTATGATACTTGGATTATTTTTTGTAGCGCCTAATAATACAATGAAGCAAGAAGGACATTTTGGGTGGGTATCGATAATACCTCCATTACTTGCAATCCTTCTTGCTTTCATGACAAAGCAAGTACTTCTATCCTTATTTTTTGGAGTATTTATTGGTGCCACAATCCTTAATGGTTGGAATCCTCTGATAGGTTTTTTTAGAACCATGGATCAATTTATAGTGGGTGCACTATCAGATAAATGGAACGCTGGCACTTTGATATTCACTTTCTGTATTGGAGGTATGATTGGCGTAGTTAATAAAATAGGTGGGACTAGAGCAATAGCAGAAAGCTTGGCTAAAAGAGCCACTACTGCAAGAAGTGCTCAAATTATTACATGGCTAATGGGTATGCTTATCTTCTTTGATGATTATTCAAATACATTGATAGTTGGCTCTACAATGCAGCCATTAACCGATCGTGTAAAGGTTTCTAGAGAAAAGCTTTCTTACATTGTGGACTCCACAGCTGCTCCTATAACAGGTATAGCATTATTATCAACTTGGATTGGATACGAATTAGGCCTGATTAAAAATGCTTATACATCTCTTGGGATGAATGTAAATTCCTATGAAATATTTATTCAAACAATTCCTTACAGGTTTTATTGTATATATGCATTGATCTTTGTTATTATAATAGCTGTCCTTAACAAAGACTACGGACCAATGTATAAAGCAGAGAAAAGAGCCCGATTAACCGGTAAAGTCTTTTCAGATGAAGCTAAAGTTGCGAAAAACAGTGAAATTTCTAAAATTGACCTTAATAAAAATGTAAAAGATAAAGCCTATAATGCAATTATACCAATATTAACCTTGATTGTAGTTAGTTTTTTTGCCATTTGGTATAGTGGATACAGCCTTTCTGAAGCAACCATTAGTCCCTTTAGCTGGGAGGGAATTAGAATTTCATTTGGCAATGCAGATGTGAGTATAGCACTAATGTGGTCATCCGTTGTTGCTAGTATAGTTGCTATATCAATGGGGATAAGTCAGAAGATTTTGAATCTAGCTGAATCCTTTGATGCGTGGATCGAAGGTTCAAAATCAATGCTAGCCTCCTGTATGGTGCTAGTTTTGGCCTGGTCCTTAGGCAGTATTACCTCATCTATAGGAACTGCCGATTTTCTCGTTGGAATCGTATCCGATAAACTTCCAACTGGACTAATTCCAATTATCATATTCACCATTTCATGTATAGTATCCTTTGCTACCGGTACATCTTGGGGAACTATGGCAATCCTTATACCAATGACGATTCCTATCGCTAACAGCTTTGTATCAAACGGAACAGCCAATCCTTCATTAATCTTAGTAACTCTGGGGTCAGTGTTAACAGGTTCAATCTTCGGCGATCATTGCTCTCCAATTTCAGATACTACAATTATGTCCTCATTGTCTTCAGGATCTGATCATATTGAACATGTAAAAACCCAGATGCCATATGCATTAACAGTAGCATTTGTGACCTTAATAAGCTATGTTTTAGTGGGAATATTAGGATTTAATCCAATCTTTACATTAATTATTGGAATTTGTCTACTAATTTGTATAGTGCAAGTACTCGGTAAGAATCCAGAAAAGGATGCATTAAAAATTACAAAATGA
- a CDS encoding glycosyltransferase, with amino-acid sequence MYIGPGSSIKSIKNSILFMPTNGAGLGHLTRTLAIARRIRKIDPNREIIFFTTSPAINLILQEGFLAYYIPSKMFFPDYIWSNQWNELLEKQLKLILQLHQPKTFVYDGAFVYYGVIAATEGIIPLKRIWIKRKQNKPGNDVETKNKENFFHHIIIPGEYKINLDSQAEIKYHYCNPVIYLDKSELLSKDKVKEIFKISNEYKLVYIQLGAGNINDIDSTLSILLSILEKRKDLYFVVGESIIGGKRLEISRERLLILKDYPNSRYYNAFDLAISAAGYNTFFELMHFGVPSIFIPNEKTKSDDQLIRSMLAEKAKAAIVLRSPNYQELENAIDYAINISNNMIMRNNTQKLNIQNGAEDIAKLILKL; translated from the coding sequence ATGTACATTGGGCCTGGATCCTCTATAAAATCAATAAAAAATAGTATACTTTTCATGCCTACAAATGGAGCTGGACTAGGGCACCTTACTAGAACGTTAGCTATTGCTAGAAGAATACGAAAAATAGACCCAAATAGAGAAATTATTTTTTTTACAACTAGTCCAGCAATTAATCTAATCTTACAGGAAGGTTTCTTAGCATATTATATTCCTTCAAAAATGTTCTTTCCAGATTATATTTGGAGTAACCAGTGGAATGAATTATTAGAGAAGCAACTTAAATTAATTTTACAATTACACCAACCTAAAACATTTGTATATGATGGTGCATTTGTATATTATGGCGTAATAGCTGCAACTGAAGGGATTATACCCTTAAAACGAATATGGATAAAAAGAAAGCAAAATAAACCAGGTAATGATGTTGAAACTAAAAATAAAGAAAACTTTTTTCATCATATAATTATACCTGGGGAATATAAAATCAATTTAGATTCTCAAGCTGAAATAAAATATCACTATTGTAATCCTGTTATATACTTAGATAAATCAGAATTGCTATCAAAGGACAAAGTGAAAGAAATATTTAAAATATCCAATGAATATAAATTAGTTTATATTCAATTGGGAGCAGGCAATATAAACGATATAGACTCTACCTTATCAATTTTGCTCTCTATTCTAGAAAAAAGGAAAGATCTATATTTTGTAGTTGGAGAATCCATTATTGGTGGTAAAAGACTTGAAATTTCTAGAGAAAGATTATTGATTTTAAAGGATTACCCTAATTCAAGATATTATAATGCTTTTGATCTCGCAATTTCAGCAGCAGGCTACAATACATTTTTTGAGTTAATGCATTTTGGAGTGCCATCAATTTTCATTCCAAATGAAAAAACTAAGTCCGACGATCAATTAATTAGATCTATGCTTGCAGAAAAAGCGAAGGCTGCTATAGTACTTAGAAGTCCTAATTATCAAGAACTTGAAAATGCAATAGATTATGCCATTAATATATCTAATAATATGATAATGCGTAATAATACACAAAAATTAAATATTCAAAATGGAGCTGAGGATATTGCAAAACTGATTTTAAAGCTTTAA
- a CDS encoding DUF6395 domain-containing protein: protein MKVEYKCKKGILKFYFRLHEDDRITYQNATMTRRTCTVRLPIDWTIDSIHPDVLALVTILIIYPFTCSKIILPIGVSEVFHDKFKECTNKEILPVNHSLQARSIPQNGFPALSYSGGVDSMAALVLLPPETKLFYLDRIIPAGTRTLYKKESAHFACKTLRESGRSVYQIETDLEYLRSPVGFPVDVAAAIPALLLSDYIGLDSVAFGTPIETAYKISNPVFEDYAQRLHFLRWGKLFEIVGLPFNQVVAGISEIATLKIVIDSPYNDIAESCVRGEVGKPCMNCFKCFRKKLIELTLKNEKIDDDSLSKLFKIYAAQLYLSEFPAYFECLFAYITSKYEGDHKLMNLLKKKTRGDVLDLSWFEKWYSPSIELIPPKYQSFVKNQISKYLESMTPFDENNMKSLSAYDVINSKELKDYSDEFAKAIKEFNMV from the coding sequence ATGAAAGTTGAATATAAGTGTAAAAAAGGAATACTCAAATTTTATTTTAGACTTCACGAAGATGATAGAATTACTTATCAAAATGCCACAATGACAAGGCGAACTTGTACGGTAAGACTACCGATTGATTGGACTATTGATTCTATTCATCCAGATGTATTAGCACTGGTAACTATACTCATCATTTATCCATTTACATGTTCTAAAATAATATTACCTATAGGAGTAAGTGAAGTCTTCCATGATAAATTTAAGGAATGTACCAATAAAGAAATTTTACCTGTAAATCATAGTTTACAGGCAAGAAGCATACCTCAAAATGGATTCCCCGCTCTATCCTATAGTGGCGGCGTAGACTCTATGGCCGCACTGGTACTACTTCCACCAGAAACTAAACTGTTTTATTTAGACAGAATCATACCAGCTGGTACTAGAACACTATATAAAAAAGAATCGGCACACTTTGCATGTAAGACATTAAGAGAAAGTGGGCGATCTGTTTATCAGATAGAGACTGATTTAGAGTATTTAAGATCACCTGTTGGATTTCCAGTAGATGTCGCGGCCGCAATACCTGCTCTTTTATTATCTGACTACATTGGCTTAGATAGCGTAGCTTTTGGTACTCCTATTGAAACAGCCTATAAAATATCTAATCCAGTGTTTGAAGATTATGCCCAAAGACTCCATTTTCTTAGATGGGGTAAATTGTTTGAAATTGTAGGACTTCCTTTTAATCAAGTAGTTGCAGGAATATCGGAGATTGCTACTTTGAAAATTGTAATCGACTCTCCTTATAATGATATAGCAGAGTCCTGCGTCCGGGGTGAAGTTGGAAAACCTTGTATGAATTGTTTTAAGTGTTTCAGAAAAAAACTAATAGAGCTAACGCTTAAAAATGAAAAGATAGATGACGATTCTCTATCTAAATTATTTAAAATCTATGCCGCTCAACTTTATTTATCTGAATTTCCAGCTTACTTCGAATGTTTATTTGCTTATATTACCTCAAAGTATGAAGGTGATCATAAACTAATGAACTTATTAAAAAAGAAAACTAGAGGGGATGTCCTTGATTTATCTTGGTTTGAAAAATGGTATAGTCCTTCTATAGAATTGATCCCGCCAAAATACCAAAGTTTTGTTAAAAACCAAATATCTAAGTATCTTGAGTCTATGACACCATTTGATGAAAATAACATGAAGAGTTTAAGTGCATATGATGTAATCAATTCTAAGGAATTAAAGGACTATTCAGATGAATTCGCCAAGGCTATTAAAGAATTTAATATGGTTTAA